A part of Pungitius pungitius chromosome 15, fPunPun2.1, whole genome shotgun sequence genomic DNA contains:
- the LOC119209836 gene encoding E3 ubiquitin-protein ligase COP1-like: MMSNNRPQQSAGGASPVPSTSNVSGSAGGTGSTNGGGGTNGNNSGNVVPSRTPTGTSEGGLSVPSLAAVPASRGGFASLSRPTASSGSRKKSLHQAPLYNGLLNSYEDKSNDFVCPICFEMIEEAHMTKCGHSFCFKCIRQSLEDSNRCPKCNYIVDNVDQLYPNFLVNELILKQKQRSEEKRLKLDHPNGSRWQVFQDVLSPDQENLDLANVNLMLELLVQKKKQLEAESQAAQRQILMEFLKEARRNKREQLEQLQKELSFLEEDIKRVEEMSGLYSSMMEAECTVPNVEAPSPAPSCSSIMETPDYSQPPGFGGTTQLKRQTWYNSTLASRRKRLTAHFEDLEQCYFSNKMSRITDEGRNLNQLDDFMECLSKFTRYNSVRPLATLSYASDLYNGSSIVSSIEFDRDCDYFAIAGVTKKIKVFEYGTVIQDAVDIHYPVNEMTCNSKISCISWSSYHKNLLASSDYEGTVILWDGFTGQRSKVYQEHEKRCWSVDFNLMDPKLLASGSDDAKVKLWSTNLDNSVASIEAKANVCCVKFSPTSRYHLAFGCADHCVHYYDLRNTKQPIMVFKGHRKAVSYAKFVNGEEIVSASTDSQLKLWNVNKPHCLRSFKGHINEKNFVGLASNGDYVACGSENNSLYLYYKGLSKTLLTFKFDTVKSVLDKDKKEDDTNEFVSAVCWRALPDGESNVLIAANSQGTIKVLELV; the protein is encoded by the exons ATGATGTCAAACAACCGGCCACAGCAAAGCGCCGGGGGGGCGAGTCCGGTGCCCAGCACAAGTAACGTCAGCGGCAGCGCAGGAGGCACCGGGAGCACAAACGGTGGCGGCGGGACCAACGGTAACAACTCTGGAAATGTTGTGCCCTCTCGGACCCCGACAGGGACCAGCGAGGGGGGCTTGTCGGTGCCGTCGTTGGCCGCCGTGCCGGCGTCGCGGGGCGGCTTCGCGTCTCTCAGCCGACCCACGGCGTCCTCGGGCAGCAGGAAGAAATCCCTCCACCAAGCACCCCTTTACAACGGCCTCCTGAACTCCTACGAAGATAAAAGCAACGACTTTGTCTG TCCCATTTGCTTCGAAATGATAGAAGAGGCCCACATGACAAAGTGTGGACACAGTTTTTG TTTCAAGTGTATCCGCCAGAGTCTGGAGGACAGCAACCGATGCCCGAAGTGTAACTACATTGTCGACAACGTGGATCAGCTCTACCCCAACTTTCTTG TAAATGAACTGATCCTCAAACAGAAGCAACGGTCCGAAGAGAAAAGGCTCAAACTGGATCATCCT AATGGGTCAAGGTGGCAGGTGTTCCAGGACGTGTTGAGTCCCGACCAGGAGAACTTGGACCTAGCTAATGTCAATCtgatgctggagctgctggtccagaagaagaagcagctggaGGCG GAGTCCCAAGCAGCTCAGAGACAGATACTCATGGAGTTCCTGAAAGAAGCCAGGAGAAACAAGAGAGAG CAACTGGAGCAACTGCAGAAAGAGCTCAGCTTTCTTGAAGAGGACATTAAGCGCGTGGAG GAGATGAGCGGGCTTTACTCTTCCATGATGGAGGCTGAGTGTACGGTGCCTAATGTTGAGGCTCCCTCACCAGCACCCAG CTGCAGCAGTATTATGGAGACGCCAGACTACAGCCAGCCTCCAGGTTTTGGTGGAACAACCCAG CTCAAAAGACAGACCTGGTACAACAGCACCCTGGcgtcgaggaggaagaggctcACGGCTCATTTTGAGGATCTGGAGCAGTGCTACTTCTCCAACAAAATGTCCCGCATAACAG ATGAAGGCAGGAACTTGAACCAGCTGGATGATTTCATGGAGTGTCTGTCTAAGTTTACCCGCTACAACTCTGTGCGGCCACTTGCCACCCTCTCGTACGCCAGTGACCTCTACAACGGCTCCAGCATCGTCTCCAG TATTGAGTTTGACCGTGACTGCGACTACTTTGCCATTGCTGGTGTGACCAAGAAGATCAAGGTGTTTGAGTACGGCACAGTGATCCAGGACGCGGTGGACATCCACTACCCCGTGAATGAAATGACATGCAATTCCAAAATCAG CTGTATCAGCTGGAGCAGCTACCACAAGAACCTTCTGGCCAGCAGTGATTACGAGGGTACGGTCATCCTGTGGGACGGGTTCACCGGCCAGAGGTCCAAAGTCTACCAG GAGCATGAAAAAAGGTGTTGGAGTGTCGACTTCAATCTAATGGACCCAAAGCTGTTGGCCTCCGGTTCTGATGATGCGAAAG tGAAGCTGTGGTCGACTAATCTTGATAACTCGGTGGCCAGCATCGAGGCCAAAGCCAATGTCTGCTGTGTGAAATTCAGCCCGACCTCCAGGTACCATCTGGCCTTTGGCTGTGCAG ACCACTGTGTCCACTACTATGATCTCCGCAACACTAAGCAGCCCATCATGGTGTTCAAAGGCCACAGGAAGGCTGTGTCCTACGCCAAGTTTGTCAACGGAGAGGAGATAGTTTCTGC TTCCACGGACAGTCAGCTGAAGCTTTGGAATGTCAACAAACCGCACTGCTTGCGCTCTTTCAAGGGTCACATCAATGAGAAGAACTTTGTGGGCCTGGCCTCCAATGGAGACTATGTGGCCTGTG gcaGTGAAAACAACTCCCTGTACTTATACTACAAAGGGCTGTCCAAGACATTGTTAACATTCAAGTTCGACACAGTGAAGAGCGTCCTGGACAAAGACAAGAAGGAGGACGACACCAATGAGTTTGTCAGCGCGGTCTGCTGGAGAGCGCTGCCCGACGGA GAGTCAAATGTCTTGATTGCTGCAAACAGTCAAGGAACAATCAAG GTTCTTGAACTCGTCTGA